A region from the Acanthopagrus latus isolate v.2019 chromosome 8, fAcaLat1.1, whole genome shotgun sequence genome encodes:
- the LOC119024437 gene encoding kinesin-like protein KIF23 isoform X3 — MIRQAKGKTPRRPPPKKPPNNNQKDPVGVYCRVRPLGAEDEECCIEVISSSTIQLHAPEGFKTNRNGEYKETQYSFKRVFGVSISQRELFEHVAKPLVDDLIHGKNGLLFTYGVTGSGKTFTMTGSPGQGGLLPRSLDMIFNSIGPYQAKRYVFKTDDKNGMEVQNEVDALLERQRRENNLPVPKTPSARQKLDPEIADMIKPEEAYKADGVDEDSSYSVFVSYIEIYNNYIYDLLEETQEDVIKPKPPQSRILREDQNHNMYVAGCMEVEVKSAEEAFQVFWKGQKKRKVANTCLNRESSRSHSVLIIKLAQAPLDADGDNVLQDKNQVTVSQLCLVDLAGSERTGRTGAEGTRIREAGNINQSLLNLRTCIEILRENQLCGSNRMVPYRDSKVTHLFKNYFDGEGKVKMVVCVNPKADDYEETLLVMRFAEMTQEVEVARPVDRPICGFTPGRRNRNQAFKEELSRKLEERGGPLDRDVPSVISHLVHSLPPLPSCELTDPHDDVTLPRLIEALQHRYRIKQMMIDEYSQAANAMKAMLQDLDGNLISKDNLIHEQTGKLDEKDKIIQTNKAELERLEKRTKMQEHKIDILQKTTKIYEDDKRSLQQELETREQRLHRELSDKKRIEQRMHGVVSDTKLKWEKECDRRVNAMQLEMQNKLWVKDEKLKQLKAIVTESRTPGRPDPPPRQTQPKRPSREERLPAKRSASPSPVPSFHFAPQCPVDSPLVTPVPVSPTRVEEVEMNPRPGQGHDSPCTPTRTQSPAGESDSCARRRTMCLTREEEGNNSPTFYPNLNERSYRTSTPVRPLHRRSRSAGGEKWVDHKPSSSMDLGTVLQPVIPNSIQVSAPSEKALSKCDRYVLTHQEVASDGEIQTKLIKGEVIKTRGGGQAVQFTDIETLKQEITTVPGRKRKSSEGKPPNGDRADGAWTDVETRCSVAMEMRAGSNMGPGYEHHGITKRRKP, encoded by the exons ATGATCAGACAAGC GAAGGGGAAAACTCCCCGCAGGCCTCCTCCTAAGAAGCCACCCAACAACAACCAGAAAGACCCGGTTGGG GTGTACTGTCGTGTCCGGCCCCTGGGTGCCGAGGACGAGGAGTGCTGCATTGAGGtcatcagcagctccaccatCCAGCTACACGCACCCGAGGGCttcaagacaaacagaaatggaGAGTACAAAGAG ACACAGTATTCTTTCAAACGAGTATTTGGAGTTTCCATATCTCAGAGGGAGCTTTTTGAACATGTGGCCAAACCTCTTGTCGATGATCTCATTCATGGAAAAAATG GTCTACTCTTTACGTATGGGGTGACGGGAAGCGGAAAGACGTTCACCATGACGGGCTCTCCGGGCCAGGGTGGACTTCTACCTCGCTCGCTTGACATGATCTTTAACAGTATAGGACCCTACCAGGCCAAAAGATAT gttttcaaGACAGATGACAAAAATGGTATGGAGGTCCAGAATGAAGTTGATGCTTTGTTGGAGCGCCAAAGGCGTGAAAACAACTTGCCTGTTCCTAAAACACCCTCTGCCAG ACAAAAGCTGGACCCTGAGATTGCGGACATGATTAAGCCGGAGGAGGCGTATAAAGCAGATGGTGTGGACGAGGACAGCAGCTACAGCGTCTTCGTCTCCTACATAGAAATCTACAACAACTACATCTATGATCTCCTGGAGGAAACTCAGGAGGATGTCATCAAACCAAA ACCACCTCAATCTAGAATCCTCAGAGAGGATCAGAATCACAACATGTATGTGGCTGGTTGTATGGAGGTCGAAGTCAAATCTGCCGAGGAGGCATTTCAAGTGTTCTGGAAAG GtcagaaaaagaggaaggtTGCCAACACCTGCCTGAACAGAGAGTCCAGTCGCTCCCACAGTGTGCTCATTATTAAACTGGCTCAGGCTCCTCTTGATGCTGACGGCGACAACGTTCTCCAG GATAAAAACCAGGTGACTGTTAGTCAGCTGTGCCTGGTGGACTTGGCAGGAAGTGAGCGCACCGGTAGGACGGGGGCAGAAGGAACCCGTATACGTGAAGCAG GTAACATTAATCAGTCTTTGCTGAATCTGCGGACGTGCATCGAGATACTTCGGGAAAACCAGCTGTGTGGCTCAAACAGG ATGGTCCCCTACAGAGATTCTAAAGTCACCCATCTGTTCAAGAACTACTTTGATGGAGAGGGCAAAGTCAaaatggttgtgtgtgtgaatcccAAAGCTGACGACTACGAGGAGACGTTG CTGGTGATGCGGTTTGCAGAGATGACCCAGGAGGTGGAAGTGGCTCGGCCGGTGGACAGGCCCATCTGTGGCTTCACCCCGGGCCGTCGCAATAGAAACCAGGCCTTTAAAGAGGAACTGTCTCGCAAGCTTGAGGAGCGTGGCGGTCCGCTAGACAGAG ATGTGCCCTCTGTTATAAGCCACTTGGTGCACAGCCTCCCACCTCTACCCTCTTGTGAGCTGACCGACCCTCACGATGATGTCACCCTGCCAAGGCTGATCGAAGCTCTGCAGCACAGATACAGGATCAAACAGATGATGATCGACGAATACAGCCAAGCAG CCAACGCGATGAAGGCCATGCTTCAGGATCTGGACGGCAACCTCATTTCCAAAGATAATCTTATTCACGAGCAAACTGGCAAACTGGATGAGAAGGACAAAATAATTCAGACCAACAAGGCCGAGCTCGAACGCCTGGAAAAGAGAACCAAGATGCAAGAGCACAAG ATTGATAtcctgcaaaaaacaacaaaaatctaCGAAGATGACAAGCGTTCACTGCAGCAGGAGCTGGAAACCAGAGAGCAGAGGTTGCATAGAGAGCTGTCCGACAAGAAACGCATCGAGCAGCGCATGCACGGCGTGGTGTCTGATACCAAGCTGAAGTGGGAGAAAGAATGT GACAGACGTGTTAATGCGATGCAGCTGGAGATGCAAAACAAGCTCTGGGTAAAAGATGAGAAGCTGAAGCAGCTTAAGGCCATCGTGACAGAGAGCAGGACTCCAGGTCGCCCTGATCCTCCACCACGTCAGACGCAGCCAAAGCGGCCTTCTAGAGAAGAACGCCTCCCAGCAAAGAGATCGGCCTCACCGTCTCCTGTCCCT TCTTTCCACTTTGCTCCCCAGTGCCCTGTTGATTCTCCCCTTGTCACGCCAGTTCCAGTCAGTCCCACTAGAGTTGAGGAGGTTGAAATGAACCCAAGGCCAGGACAGGGTCACGACTCCCCTTGTACGCCAACGAGAACCCAGTCCCCAGCAGGCGAATCAGACAGCTGCGCCAGGAGGAGAACTATGTGTTTGActagagaggaagaggggaacaACTCTCCTACATTTTATCCGAACCTAAATGAGAGAAGCTACAGG ACGTCGACACCAGTGCGGCCGTTGCACCGACGCTCGCGCTCTGCTGGCGGGGAGAAATGGGTGGACCACAAGCCCAGTTCTAGTATGGACTTGGGTACAGTTTTGCAGCCCGTCATCCCCAATTCCATCCAGGTGTCTGCACCCAGTGAGAAGGCCCTGTCGAAGTGTGACAGATATGTGTTAACACACCAGGAGGTTGCCTCTGATGGCGAGATACAAACCAAACTTATTAAG GGTGAGGTGATTAagaccagaggaggaggacaggctgTCCAGTTCACCGACATCGAGACACTGAAACAGGAGATCACCACAGTCCCCGG CCGCAAAAGAAAATCCTCAGAAGGCAAACCTCCTAATGGAGATCGAGCAGATGGAGCCTGGACTGATGTGGAGACTAGG TGTTCTGTGGCGATGGAGATGAGGGCTGGATCAAACATGGGTCCTGGCTATGAGCATCATGGGATCACTAA GCGCAGAAAACCTTGA
- the LOC119024437 gene encoding kinesin-like protein KIF23 isoform X2: MIRQAKGKTPRRPPPKKPPNNNQKDPVGVYCRVRPLGAEDEECCIEVISSSTIQLHAPEGFKTNRNGEYKETQYSFKRVFGVSISQRELFEHVAKPLVDDLIHGKNGLLFTYGVTGSGKTFTMTGSPGQGGLLPRSLDMIFNSIGPYQAKRYVFKTDDKNGMEVQNEVDALLERQRRENNLPVPKTPSARQKLDPEIADMIKPEEAYKADGVDEDSSYSVFVSYIEIYNNYIYDLLEETQEDVIKPKWNGGGTPLRQNTEFIPPQSRILREDQNHNMYVAGCMEVEVKSAEEAFQVFWKGQKKRKVANTCLNRESSRSHSVLIIKLAQAPLDADGDNVLQDKNQVTVSQLCLVDLAGSERTGRTGAEGTRIREAGNINQSLLNLRTCIEILRENQLCGSNRMVPYRDSKVTHLFKNYFDGEGKVKMVVCVNPKADDYEETLLVMRFAEMTQEVEVARPVDRPICGFTPGRRNRNQAFKEELSRKLEERGGPLDRDVPSVISHLVHSLPPLPSCELTDPHDDVTLPRLIEALQHRYRIKQMMIDEYSQAANAMKAMLQDLDGNLISKDNLIHEQTGKLDEKDKIIQTNKAELERLEKRTKMQEHKIDILQKTTKIYEDDKRSLQQELETREQRLHRELSDKKRIEQRMHGVVSDTKLKWEKECDRRVNAMQLEMQNKLWVKDEKLKQLKAIVTESRTPGRPDPPPRQTQPKRPSREERLPAKRSASPSPVPCPVDSPLVTPVPVSPTRVEEVEMNPRPGQGHDSPCTPTRTQSPAGESDSCARRRTMCLTREEEGNNSPTFYPNLNERSYRTSTPVRPLHRRSRSAGGEKWVDHKPSSSMDLGTVLQPVIPNSIQVSAPSEKALSKCDRYVLTHQEVASDGEIQTKLIKGEVIKTRGGGQAVQFTDIETLKQEITTVPGRKRKSSEGKPPNGDRADGAWTDVETRCSVAMEMRAGSNMGPGYEHHGITKRRKP; the protein is encoded by the exons ATGATCAGACAAGC GAAGGGGAAAACTCCCCGCAGGCCTCCTCCTAAGAAGCCACCCAACAACAACCAGAAAGACCCGGTTGGG GTGTACTGTCGTGTCCGGCCCCTGGGTGCCGAGGACGAGGAGTGCTGCATTGAGGtcatcagcagctccaccatCCAGCTACACGCACCCGAGGGCttcaagacaaacagaaatggaGAGTACAAAGAG ACACAGTATTCTTTCAAACGAGTATTTGGAGTTTCCATATCTCAGAGGGAGCTTTTTGAACATGTGGCCAAACCTCTTGTCGATGATCTCATTCATGGAAAAAATG GTCTACTCTTTACGTATGGGGTGACGGGAAGCGGAAAGACGTTCACCATGACGGGCTCTCCGGGCCAGGGTGGACTTCTACCTCGCTCGCTTGACATGATCTTTAACAGTATAGGACCCTACCAGGCCAAAAGATAT gttttcaaGACAGATGACAAAAATGGTATGGAGGTCCAGAATGAAGTTGATGCTTTGTTGGAGCGCCAAAGGCGTGAAAACAACTTGCCTGTTCCTAAAACACCCTCTGCCAG ACAAAAGCTGGACCCTGAGATTGCGGACATGATTAAGCCGGAGGAGGCGTATAAAGCAGATGGTGTGGACGAGGACAGCAGCTACAGCGTCTTCGTCTCCTACATAGAAATCTACAACAACTACATCTATGATCTCCTGGAGGAAACTCAGGAGGATGTCATCAAACCAAA GTGGAATGGTGGGGGCACACCTCTGCGCCAGAACACTGAGTTCAT ACCACCTCAATCTAGAATCCTCAGAGAGGATCAGAATCACAACATGTATGTGGCTGGTTGTATGGAGGTCGAAGTCAAATCTGCCGAGGAGGCATTTCAAGTGTTCTGGAAAG GtcagaaaaagaggaaggtTGCCAACACCTGCCTGAACAGAGAGTCCAGTCGCTCCCACAGTGTGCTCATTATTAAACTGGCTCAGGCTCCTCTTGATGCTGACGGCGACAACGTTCTCCAG GATAAAAACCAGGTGACTGTTAGTCAGCTGTGCCTGGTGGACTTGGCAGGAAGTGAGCGCACCGGTAGGACGGGGGCAGAAGGAACCCGTATACGTGAAGCAG GTAACATTAATCAGTCTTTGCTGAATCTGCGGACGTGCATCGAGATACTTCGGGAAAACCAGCTGTGTGGCTCAAACAGG ATGGTCCCCTACAGAGATTCTAAAGTCACCCATCTGTTCAAGAACTACTTTGATGGAGAGGGCAAAGTCAaaatggttgtgtgtgtgaatcccAAAGCTGACGACTACGAGGAGACGTTG CTGGTGATGCGGTTTGCAGAGATGACCCAGGAGGTGGAAGTGGCTCGGCCGGTGGACAGGCCCATCTGTGGCTTCACCCCGGGCCGTCGCAATAGAAACCAGGCCTTTAAAGAGGAACTGTCTCGCAAGCTTGAGGAGCGTGGCGGTCCGCTAGACAGAG ATGTGCCCTCTGTTATAAGCCACTTGGTGCACAGCCTCCCACCTCTACCCTCTTGTGAGCTGACCGACCCTCACGATGATGTCACCCTGCCAAGGCTGATCGAAGCTCTGCAGCACAGATACAGGATCAAACAGATGATGATCGACGAATACAGCCAAGCAG CCAACGCGATGAAGGCCATGCTTCAGGATCTGGACGGCAACCTCATTTCCAAAGATAATCTTATTCACGAGCAAACTGGCAAACTGGATGAGAAGGACAAAATAATTCAGACCAACAAGGCCGAGCTCGAACGCCTGGAAAAGAGAACCAAGATGCAAGAGCACAAG ATTGATAtcctgcaaaaaacaacaaaaatctaCGAAGATGACAAGCGTTCACTGCAGCAGGAGCTGGAAACCAGAGAGCAGAGGTTGCATAGAGAGCTGTCCGACAAGAAACGCATCGAGCAGCGCATGCACGGCGTGGTGTCTGATACCAAGCTGAAGTGGGAGAAAGAATGT GACAGACGTGTTAATGCGATGCAGCTGGAGATGCAAAACAAGCTCTGGGTAAAAGATGAGAAGCTGAAGCAGCTTAAGGCCATCGTGACAGAGAGCAGGACTCCAGGTCGCCCTGATCCTCCACCACGTCAGACGCAGCCAAAGCGGCCTTCTAGAGAAGAACGCCTCCCAGCAAAGAGATCGGCCTCACCGTCTCCTGTCCCT TGCCCTGTTGATTCTCCCCTTGTCACGCCAGTTCCAGTCAGTCCCACTAGAGTTGAGGAGGTTGAAATGAACCCAAGGCCAGGACAGGGTCACGACTCCCCTTGTACGCCAACGAGAACCCAGTCCCCAGCAGGCGAATCAGACAGCTGCGCCAGGAGGAGAACTATGTGTTTGActagagaggaagaggggaacaACTCTCCTACATTTTATCCGAACCTAAATGAGAGAAGCTACAGG ACGTCGACACCAGTGCGGCCGTTGCACCGACGCTCGCGCTCTGCTGGCGGGGAGAAATGGGTGGACCACAAGCCCAGTTCTAGTATGGACTTGGGTACAGTTTTGCAGCCCGTCATCCCCAATTCCATCCAGGTGTCTGCACCCAGTGAGAAGGCCCTGTCGAAGTGTGACAGATATGTGTTAACACACCAGGAGGTTGCCTCTGATGGCGAGATACAAACCAAACTTATTAAG GGTGAGGTGATTAagaccagaggaggaggacaggctgTCCAGTTCACCGACATCGAGACACTGAAACAGGAGATCACCACAGTCCCCGG CCGCAAAAGAAAATCCTCAGAAGGCAAACCTCCTAATGGAGATCGAGCAGATGGAGCCTGGACTGATGTGGAGACTAGG TGTTCTGTGGCGATGGAGATGAGGGCTGGATCAAACATGGGTCCTGGCTATGAGCATCATGGGATCACTAA GCGCAGAAAACCTTGA
- the LOC119024437 gene encoding kinesin-like protein KIF23 isoform X1, translated as MIRQAKGKTPRRPPPKKPPNNNQKDPVGVYCRVRPLGAEDEECCIEVISSSTIQLHAPEGFKTNRNGEYKETQYSFKRVFGVSISQRELFEHVAKPLVDDLIHGKNGLLFTYGVTGSGKTFTMTGSPGQGGLLPRSLDMIFNSIGPYQAKRYVFKTDDKNGMEVQNEVDALLERQRRENNLPVPKTPSARQKLDPEIADMIKPEEAYKADGVDEDSSYSVFVSYIEIYNNYIYDLLEETQEDVIKPKWNGGGTPLRQNTEFIPPQSRILREDQNHNMYVAGCMEVEVKSAEEAFQVFWKGQKKRKVANTCLNRESSRSHSVLIIKLAQAPLDADGDNVLQDKNQVTVSQLCLVDLAGSERTGRTGAEGTRIREAGNINQSLLNLRTCIEILRENQLCGSNRMVPYRDSKVTHLFKNYFDGEGKVKMVVCVNPKADDYEETLLVMRFAEMTQEVEVARPVDRPICGFTPGRRNRNQAFKEELSRKLEERGGPLDRDVPSVISHLVHSLPPLPSCELTDPHDDVTLPRLIEALQHRYRIKQMMIDEYSQAANAMKAMLQDLDGNLISKDNLIHEQTGKLDEKDKIIQTNKAELERLEKRTKMQEHKIDILQKTTKIYEDDKRSLQQELETREQRLHRELSDKKRIEQRMHGVVSDTKLKWEKECDRRVNAMQLEMQNKLWVKDEKLKQLKAIVTESRTPGRPDPPPRQTQPKRPSREERLPAKRSASPSPVPSFHFAPQCPVDSPLVTPVPVSPTRVEEVEMNPRPGQGHDSPCTPTRTQSPAGESDSCARRRTMCLTREEEGNNSPTFYPNLNERSYRTSTPVRPLHRRSRSAGGEKWVDHKPSSSMDLGTVLQPVIPNSIQVSAPSEKALSKCDRYVLTHQEVASDGEIQTKLIKGEVIKTRGGGQAVQFTDIETLKQEITTVPGRKRKSSEGKPPNGDRADGAWTDVETRCSVAMEMRAGSNMGPGYEHHGITKRRKP; from the exons ATGATCAGACAAGC GAAGGGGAAAACTCCCCGCAGGCCTCCTCCTAAGAAGCCACCCAACAACAACCAGAAAGACCCGGTTGGG GTGTACTGTCGTGTCCGGCCCCTGGGTGCCGAGGACGAGGAGTGCTGCATTGAGGtcatcagcagctccaccatCCAGCTACACGCACCCGAGGGCttcaagacaaacagaaatggaGAGTACAAAGAG ACACAGTATTCTTTCAAACGAGTATTTGGAGTTTCCATATCTCAGAGGGAGCTTTTTGAACATGTGGCCAAACCTCTTGTCGATGATCTCATTCATGGAAAAAATG GTCTACTCTTTACGTATGGGGTGACGGGAAGCGGAAAGACGTTCACCATGACGGGCTCTCCGGGCCAGGGTGGACTTCTACCTCGCTCGCTTGACATGATCTTTAACAGTATAGGACCCTACCAGGCCAAAAGATAT gttttcaaGACAGATGACAAAAATGGTATGGAGGTCCAGAATGAAGTTGATGCTTTGTTGGAGCGCCAAAGGCGTGAAAACAACTTGCCTGTTCCTAAAACACCCTCTGCCAG ACAAAAGCTGGACCCTGAGATTGCGGACATGATTAAGCCGGAGGAGGCGTATAAAGCAGATGGTGTGGACGAGGACAGCAGCTACAGCGTCTTCGTCTCCTACATAGAAATCTACAACAACTACATCTATGATCTCCTGGAGGAAACTCAGGAGGATGTCATCAAACCAAA GTGGAATGGTGGGGGCACACCTCTGCGCCAGAACACTGAGTTCAT ACCACCTCAATCTAGAATCCTCAGAGAGGATCAGAATCACAACATGTATGTGGCTGGTTGTATGGAGGTCGAAGTCAAATCTGCCGAGGAGGCATTTCAAGTGTTCTGGAAAG GtcagaaaaagaggaaggtTGCCAACACCTGCCTGAACAGAGAGTCCAGTCGCTCCCACAGTGTGCTCATTATTAAACTGGCTCAGGCTCCTCTTGATGCTGACGGCGACAACGTTCTCCAG GATAAAAACCAGGTGACTGTTAGTCAGCTGTGCCTGGTGGACTTGGCAGGAAGTGAGCGCACCGGTAGGACGGGGGCAGAAGGAACCCGTATACGTGAAGCAG GTAACATTAATCAGTCTTTGCTGAATCTGCGGACGTGCATCGAGATACTTCGGGAAAACCAGCTGTGTGGCTCAAACAGG ATGGTCCCCTACAGAGATTCTAAAGTCACCCATCTGTTCAAGAACTACTTTGATGGAGAGGGCAAAGTCAaaatggttgtgtgtgtgaatcccAAAGCTGACGACTACGAGGAGACGTTG CTGGTGATGCGGTTTGCAGAGATGACCCAGGAGGTGGAAGTGGCTCGGCCGGTGGACAGGCCCATCTGTGGCTTCACCCCGGGCCGTCGCAATAGAAACCAGGCCTTTAAAGAGGAACTGTCTCGCAAGCTTGAGGAGCGTGGCGGTCCGCTAGACAGAG ATGTGCCCTCTGTTATAAGCCACTTGGTGCACAGCCTCCCACCTCTACCCTCTTGTGAGCTGACCGACCCTCACGATGATGTCACCCTGCCAAGGCTGATCGAAGCTCTGCAGCACAGATACAGGATCAAACAGATGATGATCGACGAATACAGCCAAGCAG CCAACGCGATGAAGGCCATGCTTCAGGATCTGGACGGCAACCTCATTTCCAAAGATAATCTTATTCACGAGCAAACTGGCAAACTGGATGAGAAGGACAAAATAATTCAGACCAACAAGGCCGAGCTCGAACGCCTGGAAAAGAGAACCAAGATGCAAGAGCACAAG ATTGATAtcctgcaaaaaacaacaaaaatctaCGAAGATGACAAGCGTTCACTGCAGCAGGAGCTGGAAACCAGAGAGCAGAGGTTGCATAGAGAGCTGTCCGACAAGAAACGCATCGAGCAGCGCATGCACGGCGTGGTGTCTGATACCAAGCTGAAGTGGGAGAAAGAATGT GACAGACGTGTTAATGCGATGCAGCTGGAGATGCAAAACAAGCTCTGGGTAAAAGATGAGAAGCTGAAGCAGCTTAAGGCCATCGTGACAGAGAGCAGGACTCCAGGTCGCCCTGATCCTCCACCACGTCAGACGCAGCCAAAGCGGCCTTCTAGAGAAGAACGCCTCCCAGCAAAGAGATCGGCCTCACCGTCTCCTGTCCCT TCTTTCCACTTTGCTCCCCAGTGCCCTGTTGATTCTCCCCTTGTCACGCCAGTTCCAGTCAGTCCCACTAGAGTTGAGGAGGTTGAAATGAACCCAAGGCCAGGACAGGGTCACGACTCCCCTTGTACGCCAACGAGAACCCAGTCCCCAGCAGGCGAATCAGACAGCTGCGCCAGGAGGAGAACTATGTGTTTGActagagaggaagaggggaacaACTCTCCTACATTTTATCCGAACCTAAATGAGAGAAGCTACAGG ACGTCGACACCAGTGCGGCCGTTGCACCGACGCTCGCGCTCTGCTGGCGGGGAGAAATGGGTGGACCACAAGCCCAGTTCTAGTATGGACTTGGGTACAGTTTTGCAGCCCGTCATCCCCAATTCCATCCAGGTGTCTGCACCCAGTGAGAAGGCCCTGTCGAAGTGTGACAGATATGTGTTAACACACCAGGAGGTTGCCTCTGATGGCGAGATACAAACCAAACTTATTAAG GGTGAGGTGATTAagaccagaggaggaggacaggctgTCCAGTTCACCGACATCGAGACACTGAAACAGGAGATCACCACAGTCCCCGG CCGCAAAAGAAAATCCTCAGAAGGCAAACCTCCTAATGGAGATCGAGCAGATGGAGCCTGGACTGATGTGGAGACTAGG TGTTCTGTGGCGATGGAGATGAGGGCTGGATCAAACATGGGTCCTGGCTATGAGCATCATGGGATCACTAA GCGCAGAAAACCTTGA